A single genomic interval of Balaenoptera musculus isolate JJ_BM4_2016_0621 chromosome 14, mBalMus1.pri.v3, whole genome shotgun sequence harbors:
- the LOC118880139 gene encoding 40S ribosomal protein S27-like has product MPLAKDLLHHSLEEEKKKHKKRLVQSPSSYFMDVKCPGCYKITTIFSHAQTVVLCVSCSTVLCQPTGGKARLTEGCSFRWKQY; this is encoded by the coding sequence ATGCCTCTCGCAAAGGATCTCCTTCATCACTCTctggaagaggagaagaagaaacacaagaaGCGCCTGGTGCAGAGCCCCAGTTCCTATTTCATGGATGTGAAATGTCCAGGATGCTATAAAATCACCACCATCTTTAGCCATGCACAAACAGTAGTTTTGTGTGTTAGCTGCTCCACTGTCCTCTGCCAGCCTACAGGAGGAAAAGCAAGGCTTACAGAAGGATGCTCCTTTAGATGGAAGCAGTATTAA